One Amycolatopsis thermophila DNA segment encodes these proteins:
- a CDS encoding nuclear transport factor 2 family protein, protein MSDYTTLAQRYIDVWNETDADKRRALVGEVFTPEATYTDPLGAVRGADGVDGFIAGAQQQFAGLEFQLGGAVDGHHDQARFTWHLGVPGSDEPLAIGFDVVVIEDGRIAQVLGFLDKMPG, encoded by the coding sequence ATGTCCGACTACACCACCCTCGCCCAGCGCTACATCGACGTGTGGAACGAGACCGACGCGGACAAGCGGCGGGCGCTCGTCGGCGAGGTGTTCACCCCGGAGGCCACCTACACGGACCCGCTGGGCGCGGTGCGCGGCGCCGACGGGGTGGACGGGTTCATCGCCGGGGCTCAGCAGCAGTTCGCCGGCCTGGAGTTCCAGCTGGGCGGCGCGGTCGACGGGCACCACGACCAGGCCCGCTTCACCTGGCACCTGGGCGTTCCGGGCTCGGACGAGCCGCTGGCGATCGGGTTCGACGTGGTCGTCATCGAGGACGGCCGCATCGCCCAGGTGCTGGGGTTCCTGGACAAGATGCCGGGCTGA